In Deltaproteobacteria bacterium, a genomic segment contains:
- a CDS encoding DUF362 domain-containing protein: MIEMTREEKHLKIFMAISAATYLSVGFAFVIAPDWMLKAINIFSRFLMPNLKEIPISVEKFWLSMTFSMMMTITTLCYIAQHNVRKNKDYVIPLLISKSASAVSALCFFIFSDRYFAYLVIFIVDGSIFWITLFFYIRANKAFFEVQTFYLKKVAAAPKGTGPATVAVFKGDDKFGLLDKVLETTRFFEILEKRFQETGKPRKDFSVVIKPNFMFMHSKKDISTYTDPELVEAFIDRIAGRGFSNISIVEAQSTFGNYYKNREVVKVAQYIGYSTNKNYRIVDLTEEMVPYDYSGRLGRHFVGPTWRDADFRISFAKNKTHVFCHYTLTLKNIYGTLPMQNKLKEYHSKREYDWPTIETLKRFPVHFGLIDGIYSADGHFGVIVDPKPNHTKTMLGGENLIAVDWVGAKKMGIDPDDPKIGRFLPLAVEAFGKPEIQWIGDTSVYEPWQNVSEVFIKSLDIIEEATAFSDWWFSGITAMDKYFSFKKKALPIVILRKILKPIKRIFYRYDYL, translated from the coding sequence ATGATTGAGATGACCAGGGAAGAAAAACACTTAAAGATATTTATGGCGATAAGCGCTGCAACCTATCTTTCAGTAGGTTTTGCCTTTGTTATTGCGCCTGATTGGATGCTCAAGGCAATAAATATTTTTTCGCGGTTCTTAATGCCGAATCTGAAAGAGATTCCAATATCTGTTGAGAAGTTCTGGCTTTCCATGACATTTTCCATGATGATGACTATTACTACCCTCTGTTACATTGCCCAGCACAATGTCCGAAAAAATAAGGATTATGTCATACCGCTACTTATTTCCAAATCTGCATCCGCTGTCTCCGCGCTATGCTTCTTCATCTTTTCGGATAGGTACTTTGCCTATCTGGTTATATTTATAGTTGACGGCTCTATCTTCTGGATAACACTTTTCTTTTATATCAGGGCGAACAAGGCATTTTTTGAGGTCCAGACATTCTATCTCAAAAAGGTGGCAGCGGCGCCCAAAGGCACAGGTCCTGCGACTGTAGCCGTTTTTAAAGGCGATGATAAATTTGGACTGCTGGATAAGGTTCTGGAGACGACACGATTTTTTGAGATTTTGGAGAAACGTTTTCAGGAAACAGGCAAGCCCAGGAAAGATTTTTCCGTGGTGATCAAACCTAACTTTATGTTTATGCACTCTAAAAAGGACATCTCCACATATACAGACCCTGAACTTGTGGAGGCCTTTATTGACAGGATTGCGGGCAGGGGATTTTCCAATATAAGTATTGTTGAAGCGCAGAGCACATTTGGAAATTACTACAAAAACAGAGAGGTGGTAAAGGTAGCGCAGTATATAGGATATTCTACAAATAAGAATTACCGCATAGTTGACCTGACAGAGGAGATGGTCCCGTATGATTACAGCGGGAGATTGGGCAGGCACTTCGTGGGGCCTACATGGAGGGATGCGGATTTTAGAATCTCCTTTGCCAAAAACAAGACCCATGTATTCTGCCACTATACACTTACCCTAAAGAATATCTATGGCACTCTCCCTATGCAGAATAAATTAAAAGAGTACCACTCAAAGAGGGAGTACGACTGGCCGACCATAGAGACATTAAAGCGCTTTCCTGTGCATTTCGGTCTGATTGATGGCATTTATAGCGCCGATGGACACTTCGGGGTTATAGTTGATCCAAAACCAAATCATACAAAGACAATGCTCGGCGGTGAAAACCTTATTGCTGTGGACTGGGTTGGCGCCAAAAAGATGGGCATTGATCCTGACGACCCAAAGATTGGAAGGTTTCTCCCCCTTGCTGTAGAGGCATTTGGAAAACCTGAGATTCAGTGGATAGGAGATACGTCTGTATATGAGCCATGGCAGAATGTGAGTGAGGTCTTCATCAAATCCCTGGATATCATTGAAGAGGCAACTGCGTTCAGCGACTGGTGGTTCTCCGGGATCACTGCTATGGACAAGTACTTTTCTTTTAAGAAAAAGGCGCTGCCCATCGTAATCCTGAGAAAGATTTTAAAGCCGATTAAACGGATATTTTATCGGTACGATTATCTGTAG
- the metK gene encoding methionine adenosyltransferase has translation MGIKNYLFTSESVTEGHPDKVADQISDSVLDAILTQDPKSRVACETLVTTGLALIAGEITTKAQINYPEVVRNTIRDIGYTETSMGFDAHTCAVMVTIDKQSPDIAMGVDTTEGKEQGAGDQGLMFGYACDHTQELMPMPIHFAHKITERLAEARKKGILKFLRPDGKSQVTIQYVNNRPVMVDTVVVSSQHSPDVDNKILREAIIEEVVKKVIPAQFLDKNTKYYINPTGRFVVGGPQGDCGLTGRKIIVDTYGGHGSHGGGAFSGKDPSKVDRSASYMARYVAKNVVAAGLADECEIQIAYAIGVAEPVSIMVDTFGTEKIAPEKIVELIRENFKMKPADIIKTLNLLRPIYRKTAANGHFGRNEPEFTWEKTDKAEALKKAAKI, from the coding sequence ATGGGAATCAAAAATTATCTTTTTACATCGGAGTCCGTGACAGAAGGACATCCTGATAAGGTTGCAGACCAGATATCTGATTCGGTTCTTGATGCAATCCTTACTCAGGATCCCAAAAGCAGGGTTGCATGCGAGACGCTGGTTACTACAGGCCTTGCGCTTATAGCAGGGGAGATAACTACAAAGGCGCAGATAAATTATCCTGAGGTTGTAAGGAATACTATCAGGGATATCGGTTACACCGAGACCAGCATGGGCTTTGACGCCCATACCTGCGCTGTTATGGTAACGATTGACAAGCAGTCGCCTGATATTGCAATGGGTGTTGATACTACGGAGGGTAAGGAACAGGGCGCAGGAGACCAGGGGCTCATGTTCGGCTATGCCTGCGATCACACGCAAGAGTTAATGCCGATGCCGATACATTTTGCGCACAAGATAACAGAGAGGCTGGCAGAGGCAAGAAAGAAGGGAATATTAAAGTTTCTAAGGCCAGACGGAAAATCTCAGGTTACTATTCAATACGTTAATAACAGACCGGTAATGGTTGATACTGTGGTTGTTTCAAGCCAACATTCGCCGGATGTGGACAACAAAATATTAAGGGAAGCTATCATTGAAGAGGTGGTAAAGAAGGTTATTCCTGCCCAGTTTTTGGATAAAAATACAAAGTATTATATAAACCCAACAGGAAGGTTTGTTGTCGGCGGACCACAGGGCGACTGCGGGCTCACCGGAAGAAAGATAATAGTTGATACATACGGCGGACACGGCAGCCATGGAGGCGGGGCATTCTCAGGTAAAGATCCGTCAAAGGTGGACAGATCTGCCTCATATATGGCTAGATATGTGGCAAAAAATGTTGTTGCAGCAGGTCTGGCAGACGAGTGCGAGATACAGATTGCTTATGCTATAGGCGTTGCAGAGCCGGTATCGATCATGGTTGACACATTCGGCACAGAGAAGATTGCGCCGGAAAAGATAGTTGAGCTTATAAGAGAAAACTTCAAAATGAAACCTGCTGATATAATCAAAACGCTTAATCTTTTAAGACCTATCTACAGAAAGACCGCTGCAAACGGCCATTTCGGAAGAAATGAACCGGAGTTTACATGGGAGAAAACAGATAAGGCAGAGGCGCTGAAGAAGGCGGCAAAAATATAA
- a CDS encoding DUF721 domain-containing protein: MTSTKEPAKIGNILSAFWHNNTPKAVANWFRVLSVWPKIAGINIAKRAGPLKIAGKTLYLTVETSAWMEELKYIKEDIIKKINKELQDTTVEDIVFRLGKITHAQKTPAPTRRSNSNPLAGNAHPTQLSQKEMDNIDRLVSPVKDEGLKETIRRAIIANKCQIIRN; the protein is encoded by the coding sequence ATGACATCTACAAAAGAACCTGCAAAAATAGGAAATATCTTATCTGCTTTTTGGCACAATAATACTCCTAAGGCAGTGGCAAATTGGTTTAGAGTCCTCAGTGTATGGCCAAAGATAGCGGGGATAAATATAGCAAAAAGGGCCGGGCCGTTAAAGATCGCAGGAAAAACCTTATATTTAACAGTAGAAACATCTGCATGGATGGAAGAGTTGAAATATATAAAGGAAGACATTATAAAAAAGATAAATAAAGAGCTTCAAGATACGACAGTTGAAGACATTGTTTTCCGCCTCGGCAAGATTACTCATGCCCAAAAAACACCCGCCCCGACCCGCCGATCCAATTCCAATCCGTTGGCGGGCAATGCCCACCCTACGCAACTCTCTCAGAAAGAAATGGATAACATTGACAGATTGGTGTCCCCTGTAAAGGATGAGGGGTTAAAAGAAACCATCCGAAGGGCAATAATAGCAAATAAATGTCAGATAATCCGTAACTAA
- the ahcY gene encoding adenosylhomocysteinase: MKYHVKDISLAKKGKLKIEWAEKDMPVLRLIRDRFAKEKPLKGYKLAACLHVTTETANLMRTLREGGADTYLCASNPLSTQDDTAASLVKDFGIPVFAIKGEDNKTYYQHINAVLDTKPNITMDDGADLVAAIHGERKDLIKNIIGSTEETTTGVIRLKSMAAKNVLMFPVIAVNDADTKHFFDNRYGTGQSTIDGIVRATNKLLAGAKFVVCGYGWCGKGLAMRAKGMGADVIVTEIDPLKGIEAVMDGFRVMPIADAAKIGDVFCTVTGNINVIRKEHFKVMKDGAIVCNSGHFNVELDIEGLKSLSIGVRTVRDFVEEYLMKDGRRICLLADGRLVNLASAEGHPASVMDMSFANQALSAEYVVKNFKKLGKKVYTVPADIDKEIARLKLISMGVKIDTLTSEQKKYLASWEMGT, translated from the coding sequence ATGAAATATCATGTAAAAGACATTAGTTTGGCTAAAAAGGGGAAGCTAAAGATTGAGTGGGCTGAAAAGGACATGCCTGTTTTGAGACTCATCCGTGACAGGTTTGCCAAAGAAAAACCGCTCAAGGGTTATAAACTCGCTGCATGTCTGCATGTTACCACCGAGACTGCCAATCTTATGAGGACGCTCAGGGAAGGAGGGGCTGATACCTATCTCTGCGCCTCAAATCCATTAAGCACACAGGATGACACGGCTGCATCCCTTGTAAAGGATTTCGGAATACCTGTATTTGCAATAAAAGGCGAAGACAACAAGACATACTATCAGCACATAAACGCCGTATTGGATACAAAACCGAATATTACAATGGATGACGGCGCAGACCTTGTGGCTGCAATCCACGGCGAAAGAAAAGACCTGATTAAAAATATAATCGGTTCAACAGAAGAGACAACAACAGGGGTAATCAGGCTTAAGAGCATGGCAGCTAAAAATGTGCTCATGTTTCCTGTCATCGCTGTAAATGACGCTGATACAAAGCACTTTTTTGACAACAGATACGGCACAGGACAGTCAACCATTGACGGCATTGTAAGGGCAACGAACAAACTGCTTGCAGGCGCAAAGTTTGTTGTGTGCGGCTACGGATGGTGCGGCAAAGGCCTTGCCATGAGGGCTAAAGGCATGGGCGCAGATGTTATTGTAACCGAGATTGACCCGTTAAAGGGAATAGAGGCTGTCATGGACGGCTTCAGGGTTATGCCCATTGCAGACGCGGCAAAGATAGGCGATGTATTCTGCACTGTAACCGGCAATATCAATGTCATCCGAAAAGAGCATTTTAAGGTGATGAAGGACGGCGCCATAGTATGCAATTCGGGCCATTTCAATGTTGAGCTTGATATAGAGGGGCTTAAATCACTGAGTATAGGTGTAAGGACTGTCAGGGATTTTGTTGAAGAATATCTTATGAAGGACGGCAGAAGGATATGCCTTTTGGCGGACGGCAGGCTTGTAAATCTTGCATCAGCAGAAGGACATCCTGCAAGCGTTATGGACATGAGTTTTGCAAACCAGGCGCTGTCAGCAGAGTATGTGGTTAAGAACTTTAAGAAACTGGGAAAGAAGGTTTACACAGTTCCAGCGGATATTGATAAAGAAATAGCCAGATTAAAACTTATATCCATGGGCGTCAAGATAGACACCCTCACAAGCGAGCAGAAAAAATATCTTGCCTCGTGGGAGATGGGGACATAA
- a CDS encoding lytic transglycosylase domain-containing protein yields the protein MRPILSITFFLLIMAAATDELAETKMSLSRVGAIHELPLRIKYLQSEIQARFISDEKILVMSERLSKVNPKLGISEIYTICSMVEKYSGLQGIDTELVMAIIIVESNGRIDAVSPKGAVGLMQVMPHMAEELGVKGDLFSTDTNIQLGTFILADNIRRWGYHKGIERYFWGTGAADDRYISKVLKVMEGFKG from the coding sequence TTTTCTCTTAATAATGGCGGCCGCAACTGATGAATTGGCAGAGACAAAAATGTCGCTGTCCCGGGTAGGGGCAATTCATGAATTGCCCCTGCGAATCAAATATCTGCAATCTGAAATCCAAGCGCGTTTTATCTCGGATGAGAAGATACTTGTCATGAGTGAGAGGCTATCAAAGGTCAATCCCAAACTTGGTATTTCAGAGATTTATACTATATGCAGCATGGTAGAAAAGTATTCAGGCCTTCAGGGAATAGACACCGAACTGGTAATGGCAATTATTATTGTGGAGAGCAATGGCAGGATAGATGCAGTAAGCCCAAAGGGCGCAGTCGGCCTGATGCAGGTCATGCCGCATATGGCAGAGGAACTCGGGGTTAAGGGTGACCTCTTTTCCACAGATACCAATATCCAATTGGGTACCTTTATCCTTGCTGACAATATCCGCAGATGGGGATACCATAAGGGTATAGAGCGATATTTCTGGGGAACAGGCGCAGCAGACGATAGATACATCAGCAAGGTCTTAAAGGTAATGGAGGGGTTTAAAGGATGA
- a CDS encoding protoglobin domain-containing protein has translation MKALRDWIHKEKPLDRYDRERWLQYLSVTKKDSRAIMAMKDDFAQHIDEFIEGFCEHILKQKETSVFIMDTDVIKRLKPSVKGYFTELLKGNYGKDYFNDRLNIAYTHERIGVGPGWYIGAYTHFFQFAIDRIFLKYPDKPEKARHAINAFTKVFFLDMSIAMEAYAYKTHDRLKTAELETVYRLSRAAEYRDDQTGNHIMRLGHYSAVVARNVGMKSDEVEDIFAAAPMHDIGKIGVPDSILLKPDKLTTEEFEKIKTHSIIGGLILSTSESRLLQKAQEIALTHHERYDGTGYPHGLHSDEIPLSGKIIGVCDVFDALTTKRPYKPAFSNEEALSEIKKGEGSHFDPQVSDAFFKGVDEILTIQKRFQEETANQIIKKI, from the coding sequence ATGAAGGCGCTCAGGGACTGGATACATAAAGAAAAACCGCTGGATAGATATGACAGGGAAAGATGGCTGCAATATCTCTCTGTCACAAAAAAGGACAGTAGAGCCATTATGGCCATGAAGGATGATTTTGCCCAGCATATAGACGAATTTATTGAAGGTTTTTGCGAGCATATATTAAAGCAAAAGGAGACATCGGTATTTATAATGGATACGGATGTCATAAAGAGATTGAAGCCGTCGGTGAAGGGATACTTTACAGAGCTGTTAAAAGGGAATTATGGCAAGGACTACTTTAATGACCGTTTAAATATAGCTTATACCCATGAAAGGATTGGGGTCGGACCCGGGTGGTATATAGGGGCATACACCCATTTTTTTCAGTTTGCAATAGACCGCATCTTTCTTAAGTATCCTGATAAACCGGAAAAGGCGCGGCATGCTATTAACGCATTCACAAAGGTCTTTTTTCTGGATATGAGCATTGCTATGGAGGCGTATGCGTATAAGACCCATGACAGATTAAAAACCGCTGAACTTGAGACAGTATACAGGCTTTCCAGGGCAGCAGAATACCGGGATGATCAAACAGGCAATCACATAATGAGACTCGGTCATTATTCAGCAGTTGTCGCAAGGAATGTAGGCATGAAAAGCGATGAGGTGGAAGATATATTTGCGGCAGCGCCAATGCATGATATAGGAAAGATAGGCGTGCCTGACTCCATCCTGCTTAAGCCTGATAAACTTACAACAGAGGAGTTTGAAAAGATTAAGACACATTCCATCATTGGCGGCTTAATACTTTCCACTTCAGAATCAAGGCTTCTCCAGAAGGCCCAGGAGATAGCCCTCACACACCATGAAAGGTATGACGGCACCGGTTATCCGCACGGACTTCACAGCGATGAGATACCTTTGTCCGGAAAGATTATTGGTGTGTGCGATGTGTTTGATGCCCTAACCACAAAAAGACCCTATAAACCCGCGTTTTCAAATGAGGAGGCGCTCAGTGAGATTAAAAAAGGCGAGGGGAGTCATTTTGACCCTCAAGTCTCTGATGCCTTTTTTAAAGGGGTGGATGAGATTCTAACGATTCAAAAGAGATTTCAGGAAGAAACGGCTAATCAGATCATCAAAAAGATTTAA
- a CDS encoding metallophosphoesterase: MKKIKVMALSDLHLGEPEGLLYNKPPNILDILVAKVSELANGGGGIENGIEELILIGDIADLSEAKPEEAYSNTRVFLTAILKKVSVDKVIYIPGNHDHHLWVEMLEARYGKGYKECFPKTGVSIQRPNALMERCIPADYKGDVEAYYPFYKIKMDNSYFLFDHGHLFSSTLNKAAGPVSSLEEIEEKTWEFMEKIWFQGGKSPWIYNLREKIYDWARWISLRAGHPTRGVSFKEDSTPVFDDGMRDRIVTYLEKMVKLSMDTDDFHLVFGHTHYGGRVLKDDRKVRVNGRFINLWNTGGWLVPSEVFSPDAFIFYIEQTQNGLRPQAYKLVGRERGEVGDYDRAILKEIVKRIG, from the coding sequence ATGAAGAAGATTAAAGTCATGGCGCTTTCAGACCTGCATTTGGGAGAGCCGGAGGGGCTTTTATATAATAAGCCCCCCAATATATTAGATATCCTTGTTGCTAAGGTATCAGAACTTGCCAATGGTGGCGGGGGGATTGAGAACGGTATAGAGGAACTCATCCTTATAGGGGATATTGCAGACCTTTCTGAGGCAAAGCCGGAAGAGGCATATAGCAATACGAGGGTCTTTCTTACTGCTATTCTTAAAAAAGTTAGTGTGGATAAGGTTATATACATCCCTGGAAACCACGACCATCATCTCTGGGTGGAGATGCTTGAGGCCCGTTATGGAAAGGGTTATAAAGAATGCTTTCCAAAAACCGGGGTTAGTATTCAGAGGCCAAATGCCCTTATGGAGCGGTGTATCCCCGCAGATTATAAAGGTGATGTAGAGGCCTATTACCCATTTTACAAAATCAAGATGGATAATAGTTATTTCCTTTTTGACCACGGTCACCTCTTTTCCAGCACCCTGAATAAGGCAGCCGGTCCTGTGTCCAGTCTTGAGGAAATAGAAGAGAAGACATGGGAATTTATGGAAAAAATATGGTTTCAAGGGGGGAAGTCCCCGTGGATATATAACCTCAGGGAAAAGATTTATGATTGGGCAAGGTGGATTAGTCTCAGGGCTGGCCATCCTACAAGAGGGGTCAGCTTCAAGGAGGATTCTACCCCTGTATTTGACGATGGTATGAGGGATAGGATTGTCACATATCTGGAGAAGATGGTCAAATTAAGCATGGATACAGACGATTTTCACCTTGTGTTTGGTCATACCCATTATGGCGGCAGGGTTTTAAAGGATGATAGAAAGGTAAGGGTAAACGGTCGTTTTATAAACCTCTGGAACACAGGGGGATGGCTTGTGCCATCGGAGGTCTTTTCTCCCGATGCGTTTATCTTTTATATAGAGCAAACCCAAAACGGGTTAAGGCCCCAGGCGTATAAGCTGGTGGGTAGGGAGAGGGGTGAAGTAGGGGATTACGACAGGGCCATTCTTAAGGAGATAGTAAAGAGGATTGGTTGA